The genome window CATGGACTTCAAATCATCTCTCACCAAAGGAACCGTACCGATTCTGCTGCTGGAAATCCTCAGTGAAGGCGAGGCCTACGGCTATGAACTCTGTAAGGATATCGCTAGTCGCAGCGACGGCGCCTTGAAATTCGGACAGGGAACCGTCTACCCGCTGTTGTATAAACTCGAAGAAAAAGGCTGGGTGGTCAGCGAGCGAAAATCCACCCCCGGCGGCAAGGAGCGGCGCTATTACAAGTTGACCGACGCGGGCGCCAAACACCTGGAACGCTGCAAGAAAACCTGGTTCGAAACCAGCGCCGCCATCGGACGCATCTTAGGCGCCAACCCCATCGCGCAAACCTGTTTTGGCTGAACGAGCGGGCCAGCGCGCCCGTAGGGCTCAGCGATAGAAACCGAAGGCAGGGACATAATCTGAACCGGTCTCTAGGTGTCACTGTAAAAAAAGGATTTTTCATCATGTCGAAAAAATCGCCGCAAGAACGCTACGCCGATATCGTCACGCGCGGGTTGTGGATTCTGCCGCGCCGCCGCCGCAACGCCCGCCGCGAAGTGCTCGACCATTTAGAAGACGCCGCCGAAGCCAAGGGCATTGAGCAATGGTCCGACGAATCGCTGCGCAAAGAACTCGGCCCGCCGAAAAAATTACGCAAACTGTTCATCAATGGCGGCCTGCCCTGGTGGGCGCGCATCGCCAAACTAGGCGTCTATTTTTTCGCGCTCATTTTGATGGTCTTGGTCGGGTTGGATGTATGGATACTCTGGTTCTATCCAGTGCCGAATATATGGATCACGAAAGTACAAGACGACCCAAACTACATGGCGCAGTTTGAGAACACCTTCATGCCCACGCCTCCCGGCATCAAATGGCAGCAGCCTGGCGATGAACAATCAGAGAAAGCCATTCAAACCATTCTCGATGCACATGAATTAATTAAGCAGCATCATCAAATCATCAATGAAGCAGAGTCAGACTTTTTAGAGCAAACCCGAAAACGCGCCGCTAGCGAGGGGATCTATGGAACCACATTTCAAGCCAAGACTCGCGCGTATTGGGATGAGTTCATGCAAGAATTTTTTATGAACCAACCCGGCGCTGCTTCCAGCCCAATGATGATGGGAATGGGCATGACGCGGCAGTATGATATCGCTGAAGGCGAAAAACTGTGGCTGCATCAGTATGCCAAACAACAGGGGGCGCCGTTTGTTACTCCGCCGCTGGTGAAAGATAATTTTCAAAAGGCCCTTTCATTGTGGAACTCCGTCGATCAATTCGACCGTATGCACTTCAAACGCCCTACGGTTGAGCCGGAAGACATCGCCTATTTAAAAGAGATGTATGAGCAAGCGCGAGCCGGACAGTTAGGAAAAGATAACCAGCCCACTCACCCGTCCCCCGGGCGATGGACTGGCGCCGCGGTGAGTCATGTGATGACTCAAGCGCGATTTGGGCGAGAAGTGGAGTCATATAAAGATATTGTTCAAATCACCAAAGATTTATTTGTGACGGCTGATTTAAACATTCCATACAACAGTGTTAGTAATACGCTTGCTGACCTTGGCCCCGACTGGGCGCGTCCGGCTAGCGAGACCATTTACGTCGCAACGCCTGACCGCATAAACGCTGGCCAGGCGCCCAAGTTGATTCAGTCACACGCGCGTTGGACGCGCCTGTATACTGACGCCGTTTATCCCCAACCAGAGCCACTGCTTGGCTGGTTAATTGTCATCGCGCAGATGGAAAGGATAGACAGCATGTTGCAAGGCTGGATTCAAACGGTGGACGACCTGCCGGGTTATCAATCCGCGCTCGAAGAAACCATAGCAATCGACTACGCCAAGATCGACGGCGACTGGCCGGGCTTGGACGAAGTGATTAGAGAAAGTGCGTATTCCAGTCATCAAATGCGGTTCAAAGACGGGCTGGCGATGTTTTTGTCAGGCTTTTCAATTTTTAAATTTCAATGTTCTGCCATGCAACTGCTTCACTCAAAGGAGTCGTTTGGCTACACGAGATATAAATGTTTAAAGCGTCTGCGTGAATTTCAAGTGCATACCATGATGAATGCCATTGCGATGCCGAATTTTGAAAACGCGAAAGTCCGCACGCAAGTCGCCCGCGCCAAACAAGCGATTGCCCAAGGCGCGTTGGATTTAACGAAATGGATCGAAGCAGGCTCGCCCATTGATGAATGGTCGCCGCCGCAGATTGACGACCCATTTCAAGATGACGATTTGTGGATTGAAATCGCGCCGGATGCGGTCGAGTTTCGCAGCGCCGGGCCGGACAAACTGTTCGGCGATCCGCTCTATAACCCCAGCAATGGCATCACCAGCGTCGGCGACATTGTGTGGAATATCCCACGAAATTAACCCAGGATAAAAAGTTGTAGGGGCACAGCGAACTGCTGCGCCCCTACGTATATTCATTACGGATCGATTTATTCGCGTTAATTAAATATCATCCAGGATTGAACGCCCGTTGGTTCCGCAAACGTAGCGGTTGTCCAGTTCAAGTCGTTATCTCCATCGCCAACCCACATCGCCTGGGCTTGAAATCCGCCCGCCGGGAGATCGGTGTCAATCATCAAATGGGTCAAACTAATCGTGCTTCCTTGCAGCGGGTCGGGAAGCATCGGAGTCCAGCCCAATTGATTCATGACTTGATCATCGACGTCGTCTGGGATGGGATCAGGATCGCTGTAGTATTTGCTTCTCTCAATCGAAGCCCAGGGGATTTTCGCTTCGATGGTATATTTGCCCTCTTCAACAACCACAACGACTTCCCAGTCTTCGTTGACTTCGCCCCGAACGACGGTTCCGTCTTCGAGTGTTTTGTCGCTGTTATCAGAACGGCTGCCGGTCCGGGTTCCAACAGACCAGCGGCGGGTTGTATCGACGCTTTGGTCTTCCGTCGCGCCAATCGCAATGATTGTTTCGCCTGGCAGCCACATGTTTCCTGATTCAAAATTTTCTAAAAAATCAGGATACAGAATCACGTCTTGTTCAGAATTATTGGTAAAATCAATAAACCACTGAACGCCGTCCCGTACCCACCAGGAAAATGCCGTGGTTTCATTGACGTGCGAGATCACATCGTCGGTGACTTCGGCTGCGCAATACAACGCTTCTTCGTTATACATCGTCGAGAAGGTGCAGACCGCGTTGGGATCGTTCCAGTTGGTTCCGAATGAATCAACAACGCTGTCTTTGTCATACGTAATCCACTCGGCGTTGCTCCAGTCGCTCAAGTCGCCGTTAATCGCGGGGCCGCTGGTGTAGTTGATCGAATGCGTGGGGGCGTCGGGGTTTTGCGCCCATCCATTCATTCCAATCAGCACCATTGAAAATATAAATATGCTCCTTGCTGCATTGGTCATTACTGTCCTCCCTTTGGTAAGAAAAATAGAGTATCACACAGTTGGTATTTCAATCTGTTGATGGAATGAATATTCATTATAGACGAAGAACTAATTCTAAGCGTGTTTATGAGAATAAAAAAAAGGTGATTAATCTTTTCGGATGTGCGGTAGATTTTTGATTGCGTTTTTTTGACGCTCAGGATGAAAAACTGTTTTGCATTGAGGATAAAAACATGAAAGAATCAATCGTCCTCTATCGTAATTATCATAGAGAACGTCCGCGAATCACGGTATCACGGGGGGGGCATGATGGAACTGTTTTTCCTTTTGTTGTTCATCGGCGTCGGCGGATATGTCAGTTTCTATATAAAAGGCTGGGCGGTCCTCTTTTATTTTTTCTTAATCGCGTTTTGCATTAAACAAATGTGGATGCTGCCCAAAGACTTACGCCAGTTACGCTTGCTTGCAAATGATGATGTGAATCCTCACCGTTATCGTCTCGAAAAAAACGCTTTCATCATTCATTGGCTGGTTACGGTTGCCGTGTTTGTTTATATTGTATGCTGGCCGTTTTTTGGGATTTTTTAGTCTTAGGGAGAGTGACAGAATGGGGCGTATTCTACTCATTATTCAAGTTGCTATTGCGCTTTTTGTCGTGGGGTGGTTTCTGAAATTGCTGAACAAAATGCCTGGAGAAATCTATCAACTGCGAGAACTGCGGGAAGAAAAGCCCGACCTGTTTTGGGCCGAGTGTCTGTCTTATTGTTTCACGTGGGCTATATGCTTAATCTTGATGGCCGTTTTTGTTGTACCTTTTGCTATGCAAATCGTTGGCGGTTGGTCAAAAATTATTGAACTGTTTTGATTGATTAAAACAAAATGAGTGGATTATTTTCTCGCCTTAACCTCTTTTGTTACCCACCCCTTTTGAATCAACCAGTGCGTAATCGGGAAGATGATAAACATCCCAAAAAATGGAATCACGCCGTCGAACATGCGGTTGCCGCCGATGTAATAGGTATCAATAATATGCGTACGCGAGAACCATTCGCTGAGCGCCGCCGCCGCCCACACCCAGCCGCCGTGCAGCCCGGCGCTATACCACAGCGTCCCGCTTTTTTGTACGGCGAAACACAAGATCATGCCCACAACGAAGAGCGAAACCGCGTCAGGAAACAGCGTAAACCCGGTCAGCATGTTGTAGGTCATTTGCCCGCAGAGATAAAAGCCCATCCACCAGACGTTGGGGTCGGCAATGGCGCCGCTGGAGTGGCTCTCTAAAAAATGCAGCGAAGAAAAAATAATGCTGCATCCAATCGCGGCTTTCCACCAGCCGTAATGGGCGCGCAGCGAAAAGAAGATCAGCCCGCGAAAAATGTATTCTTCCAGGCCTGACACCACCGCGCCGCGCAGCAGCCCGACCAGCAGCGCTTTCGTTAAGTCGTAATCGCTTTGCGGCGTCCACGCGCCAAAGGCGACGTACGCAACCGTCAGCGTGAGCAGAAAGCCCCAGGCGATTGCTGCGCCGAAGAGGATATTGCGAAAGCATCCCGCATGAATGACGTACCCTACCTTGGCGGGATGCTGAAACCCAATCCAACGACCGGCGCCGATCAGCGACAAAATAACAGAGATCATCCAGATGCGGCGAAACACGCGGTCGGGACCGTAATGCCATCCCCATTGTTGAACCATGGTGAACACAAACGGAAACAACGCGCACGCCAGCATCGACGAAGCGAATATTAAAAATAGAATGCGGGCGACAATTCGATAGTTCATATAGATTCAGAGGGTGGCAAGGGCAAGTCCGCCGCAGCGGACAGCCCTTGATGTATTTGTTTTATTTTGATGACAAGTCTCGCCTTGGTTTCAAGATGTCTTCAAGCAAATCCGGCTTGTCTTCATTGCGGACGATGTCAATATATTTCGGGCCGTCTGCGTAGGGAACCACAACCGTCTTTAGATCGTCGCCTTTGAACAACATGAATTCAATTTCGCGGTTCACCGGGCTTTCAGCGATTGCGTCTTTGAAACGGGCCGTACTATATTTCTTGCCGTTGACGCTGATGATCTGGTCGCCTTCCGCTAACTTGGCTTGATCAATCAGGCCGCCTGGGATAATCGTTTGTATGGTCCCGTTGCCGCTGATGCGCGCGCCGATTGAAGTCAGCGAATCGTCTTTGTCAAAGTCCGTCGGCTTAGGCGAATATTCAAGCCGATAGCCAACACGGCTCAACATATCCAACGGAAGGTCTTCACGATAGCTACGGACGCGGTCGTCGATGAGCGATTGCCAGTCGTATTTATGTAGACCGTTTAAGAGGGTAACCAGTTCGCTTTCAGTGAAAGGCATCAGCGGCTTCCTGGCGTCATAGCGTCCCAAAAAACGCTGGTTGAAATCATCCAGCGTAACTTTGCCGTCGGTCTCTTTCCGCAGAATGGCGTCGATCTCAAACCAAAGCAACGCGCCTTCAAAGTAATAGTCCTGCGGGCGGCGCAGCTGCGTCCAATGATTACTGCGGGCGCGTCGCACGTACGACGACGCTGCGGTGTCTTGCAGGTTCATGAACTTGCGGCCCTTTTGCCGCATGAGGCTGGTCAAGGTTCGCCCAATGCCCATCCAACCGTCGCGCAGCGCGCCTTCAAACGAAGTGCGTTTTTCGGTAGCGAACAGCCCCGACCGCGCCGCCAACACAACGCCAAGGTATTGGTCCAGCCCTTCATACACCCACAATAATTTTGTGTCTTTGGGGGTGTTGTAGTCATCGCCAGCCATCCCGGCGGGGCGGTGGTATTTTCCACACCAGCGGTGGCCGAACTCATGCGCCAGCAATTGGCCGGTTTTGGTTAGTTGCTCGTCGTCTTCGAGTCCATTCTCACTGACGGCGTTGAGTGACGAGCGGGTGTGTTCAAGGCCGATAAACGGCATGTTGTTGCTAAGCACCAGCAGAAAGTGATAGTCGTAATCATGCTTGCCGCCCGTCAGCAGCGCGGCTTCTTCGACCAGGTCTCTCAATTTTTGAATGGTCTTCTCGTCAACGTCGAGCACCCGCTTTGATTCAGAAGCGATGTGAATGAAGTGCTTCGAACGGCCTTCCGGCGTGATGTCATATTTGCGTACGTGCTCACCGCAGATGACCGGGCTGTCCATCACTTCCTGCAGCGTCGTCCGTTCGAATTCGATGCTTGAACCGGTTTCTTTTTTGGATTGCAGCGACGACCCCCATGACCAGCCTTCCGGCAATTGCAGCGTAAGGTCAATCTCTAAATCAAAGATCGACGCGCCCACCGGATAGAGCAGGCAAGTGTTCCAGCAGATGATTCCTAAGTGTGGGTTGCCGTACGAATCAACGCCAGTAGAGCCAGTGGTCGATTGGTTGCAGATGTAGGTTGTCTTGACGGTGACGCTGCGAACCCCGGACGGAACTTCAGCCTGAATATGATAGATATCTTCCGGGTGACGAAACCAGGCGATGCTTTCGCCGTCGGGCGTTATCACTTCGATGCCCGCGACGTTTTGGAT of Candidatus Hinthialibacter antarcticus contains these proteins:
- a CDS encoding helix-turn-helix transcriptional regulator, whose product is MDFKSSLTKGTVPILLLEILSEGEAYGYELCKDIASRSDGALKFGQGTVYPLLYKLEEKGWVVSERKSTPGGKERRYYKLTDAGAKHLERCKKTWFETSAAIGRILGANPIAQTCFG
- a CDS encoding PDZ domain-containing protein; this encodes MNRWFVFPLLPVIFCLALSVQPSNAAAIKAHVDATDLPRGLLTAEITLPVKSGMLDAYYPQWIEGVHGPNNPIQNVAGIEVITPDGESIAWFRHPEDIYHIQAEVPSGVRSVTVKTTYICNQSTTGSTGVDSYGNPHLGIICWNTCLLYPVGASIFDLEIDLTLQLPEGWSWGSSLQSKKETGSSIEFERTTLQEVMDSPVICGEHVRKYDITPEGRSKHFIHIASESKRVLDVDEKTIQKLRDLVEEAALLTGGKHDYDYHFLLVLSNNMPFIGLEHTRSSLNAVSENGLEDDEQLTKTGQLLAHEFGHRWCGKYHRPAGMAGDDYNTPKDTKLLWVYEGLDQYLGVVLAARSGLFATEKRTSFEGALRDGWMGIGRTLTSLMRQKGRKFMNLQDTAASSYVRRARSNHWTQLRRPQDYYFEGALLWFEIDAILRKETDGKVTLDDFNQRFLGRYDARKPLMPFTESELVTLLNGLHKYDWQSLIDDRVRSYREDLPLDMLSRVGYRLEYSPKPTDFDKDDSLTSIGARISGNGTIQTIIPGGLIDQAKLAEGDQIISVNGKKYSTARFKDAIAESPVNREIEFMLFKGDDLKTVVVPYADGPKYIDIVRNEDKPDLLEDILKPRRDLSSK
- a CDS encoding CPBP family intramembrane metalloprotease, with protein sequence MNYRIVARILFLIFASSMLACALFPFVFTMVQQWGWHYGPDRVFRRIWMISVILSLIGAGRWIGFQHPAKVGYVIHAGCFRNILFGAAIAWGFLLTLTVAYVAFGAWTPQSDYDLTKALLVGLLRGAVVSGLEEYIFRGLIFFSLRAHYGWWKAAIGCSIIFSSLHFLESHSSGAIADPNVWWMGFYLCGQMTYNMLTGFTLFPDAVSLFVVGMILCFAVQKSGTLWYSAGLHGGWVWAAAALSEWFSRTHIIDTYYIGGNRMFDGVIPFFGMFIIFPITHWLIQKGWVTKEVKARK
- a CDS encoding sugar-binding protein — its product is MTNAARSIFIFSMVLIGMNGWAQNPDAPTHSINYTSGPAINGDLSDWSNAEWITYDKDSVVDSFGTNWNDPNAVCTFSTMYNEEALYCAAEVTDDVISHVNETTAFSWWVRDGVQWFIDFTNNSEQDVILYPDFLENFESGNMWLPGETIIAIGATEDQSVDTTRRWSVGTRTGSRSDNSDKTLEDGTVVRGEVNEDWEVVVVVEEGKYTIEAKIPWASIERSKYYSDPDPIPDDVDDQVMNQLGWTPMLPDPLQGSTISLTHLMIDTDLPAGGFQAQAMWVGDGDNDLNWTTATFAEPTGVQSWMIFN